A window of the Lepisosteus oculatus isolate fLepOcu1 chromosome 14, fLepOcu1.hap2, whole genome shotgun sequence genome harbors these coding sequences:
- the LOC138243372 gene encoding golgin subfamily A member 6-like protein 22 has product MDTGDRTQVTQLLEKIEDMVAGNSLGFFVDQDAEERLRERENRYREEEEGRKKKEEFLKKVQELREEYEAELHQKTEELRRRSEEEQRRRAEQLKEEHEAQQRHQLEELRCRQGEEQRRQLEALRREQEETLRRKEQELQLQQEQCEKIKLRYRTQHQELLRRYEEEQRSRAEQMELRYQEQHRRVQETILKLTEEQLRKVEETRTQCAERLRERMEAVKRELEEEQERKIEELRQQHRGQDRGEAQQRCEAELWRKVDEIKQLYEERLQGRVQELEQQQQREMEEKREEQEEEQRKREEELRRQLEEDRRQREQELELRKAEELRRVEELEQRYAQEEQSRLAELRLHEERMREQGRQELQRQTEELKLRQQQREAELRQELEDEQRRRAEELRQQWEEGLREEYDRRLQRKEAEIQERWEGELQRRVKELQESSQPQSLEPGQMSEGDPAVEPGLQTRPSELRLVPLGAAIGALAGALRGPTGAAAGTVIGAAVGAQIGALLGGEPRAAQTHTQEHTQPADTQERTQPADTQEHTQPADTQGHPQPADTQGHPQPADTREHTQPADTQERTQPADTQEGTQPTDKQEHTQPTDTQPADTRERT; this is encoded by the exons ATGGACACAGGCGaccgcactcaggtcacacagctgctggagaagatcgAGGACATGGTGGCAGGAAACAGTCTGGGCTTCTTTGTGGACCAGGATGCAGAGGAGAGgctgagagaaagagagaacagatacagggaggaggaggagggcaggaagaagaaggaggagtttctgaagaaagtgcaggagctgagagaGGAGTACGAGGCAGAACTGCATCAGAAGACGGAGGAACTGAGACGCAGGAGTGAGGAAGAGCAGAGGAGGAGAGCGGagcagctgaaggaggagcacgAGGCGCAGCAGAGGCACCAGCTGGAGGAGCTGAGATGCAGGCAGGGAGAGGAGCAGCGCAGGCAGCTGGAGGCTCTCAGGAGAGAGCAGGAGGAGACACTGCGCAGGAAGGAGCAGGAGCTGCAGCTGCA ACAGGAGCAGTGTGAGAAGATCAAGCTCCGCTACAGGACGCAGCACCAGGAGCTCCTGCGCAGGTACGAGGAGGAGCAGCGCAGCAGAGCTGAGCAGATGGAGCTCAGATACCAGGAGCAGCACAGGAGGGTGCAGGAGACCATCCTGAAACTCACTGAGGAGCAGCTGAGGAAGGTGGAGGAGACCAggacccagtgtgcagagagactGAGGGAGAGGATGGAGGCCGTGAAGAGGGAGCTTGAAGAAGAGCAGGAGAGGAAGATAGAGGAGCTGAGGCAGCAGCACAGAGGCCAAGACCGCGGGGAGGCCCAGCAGAGGTGTGAAGCAGAGCTGTGGAGGAAGGTGGACGAGATCAAGCAGCTGTATGAAGAGAGACTGCAGGGGAGAGTTCAGGagctggagcagcagcagcagagggagatggaggagaagagggaggagcaggaggaggagcagaggaagagagaggaggagctgaggaggcaGCTGGAGGAGGATCGCAGGCAGAGGGAGCAGGAGCTGGAGCTGAGGAAGGCTGAGGAGCTCAGGAGAgtggaggagctggagcagaGATACGCAcaggaggagcagagcagactggCAGAGCTCAGACTCCACGAGGAGAGGATGAGAGAGCAGGGCAGGCAGGAGCTGCAGAGGCAGACGGAGGAGCTGAAACtgaggcagcagcagagggaggcagagctgaggcaggaaCTGGAGGACGAGCAGAGGAGGAGGGCGGAGGAGCTGAGGCAGCAGTGGGAGGAAGGGCTGAGAGAGGAGTACGACAGGAGGCTGCAGAGAAAGGAGGCGGAGATCCAGGAGAGGTGGGAAGGGGAGCTGCAGAGGAGagtgaaggagctgcaggagtCCTCCCAGCCTCAGAGCCTGGAGCCGGGTCAGA TGAGTGAAGGAGACCCTGCAGTCGAACCCGGACTCCAGACCCGCCCCTCTGAGCTGAGACTGGTGCCGCTGGGGGCAGCAATAGGGGCCCTAGCAGGAGCCCTGAGGGGCCcaacaggagcagcagcaggaacagTGATAGGAGCTGCAGTAGGAGCTCAGATAGGAGCTTTACTGGGAGGAGAACCCAGAGcagcacagactcacacacaagagcacacacagcccgcagacacacaagagcgtacacagcccgcagacacacaagagcacacacagcctgcagacacacaagggcacccacagcccgcagacacacaagggcacccacagcccgcagacacacgagagcacacacagcccgcagacacacaagagcgcacacagcccgcagacacacaagagggcacacagcccacagacaaacaagagcacacacagcccacagacacacagcccgcagacacacgaGAGCGCACATAG
- the LOC138243371 gene encoding GTPase IMAP family member 4-like yields MAGNVSASLKQTPTDTPVRSRVVFIFNLLAFIVMSEVEPRLQSRPSELRLVLLGRTGAGKSSAGNTILGSEEFDTEGVTEECVKRQGEVAGRQITVVDTPGWDEWLMRNDPQQIRQEVVRSVSLCPPGPHTLLLVINLDSITDWRFVKEHLELLSERVWRHTIVLFTWGDRLRDTTIERRRKELQCLMEKCGNRYHVLNNKNRADRTQVTELLEKIEDMVAGNYGLYFTTDIKEINTELEKYIRQREEKRQRETEELRQRLEERQRETEELRQKYERREREREEELRQRLEEEWSRREEELKEKMRKTLKEEELEKETEEPRLPVKRRNSKDLNPLNMSEGDPAVKP; encoded by the exons ATGGCAGGCAATGTTTCTGCGTCGCTCAAGCAGACTCCCACGGACACGCCTGTGAGGTCGCGGGTCGTCTTCATTTTTAACCTTCTTGCGTTCATCGTGa TGAGTGAAGTCGAACCCAGACTCCAGTCCCGCCCCTCTGAGCTGAGACTGGTGCTGCTGGGCAGGACTGGCGCTGggaagagctcagcaggaaacaccatcctgggctCAGAGGAGTTTGACACGGAGGGAGTAACTGAGGAGTGTGTGAAGAGACAGGGTGAAGTAGCTGGGAGGCAGATCACTGTGGTCGACACTCCAGGCTGGGATGAGTGGCTGATGAGGAATGATCCTCAGCAGATCAGACAGGAGGTTGtgcgcagtgtgtctctgtgtcccccaggaccCCACACTCTCCTCCTGGTGATTAATCTGGACTCAATCACAGACTGGAGATTTGTGAAGGAACATCTGGAGCTTCTCAGTGAGAGAGTCTGGAGACACACAATAGTGCTGTTCACCTGGGgggacagactgagagacacaaCCATTGAGAGAAGAAGGAAGGAGCTCCAGTGTCTGATGGagaagtgtgggaacaggtatcatgttctcaacaacaagaacagggcagaccgcactcaggtcacagagctgctggagaagatagagGACATGGTGGCAGGAAACTATGGGCTGTACTTCACCACTGACATCaaagaaataaacactgaacTGGAGAAATATatcagacagagggaggagaagagacagagagagacagaggagctgagacagaggttggaggagagacagagagagacagaggagctgagacagaagtatgaaagaagggagagagagagagaagaggagctcagacagaggttggaggaggagtggagcaggagagaagaggagctgaaggagaagatgagaaagacactgaaggaagaggagctggagaaagagacagaggagcccagactgCCTGTCAAGAGGAGGAACAGTAAAGACCTCAACCCTCTCAACA TGAGTGAAGGGGACCCTGCAGTCAAACCCTGA